The following proteins come from a genomic window of Streptomyces sp. Sge12:
- a CDS encoding S8 family peptidase, giving the protein MRPISRTAVGAATAAVLAVTAVGPSTAQPADGAPGAGKRPLVGSEAAGKQPTAPVTVTLVTGDRILVSTDTAGRTAATAMPRADGSQPLVQTRQSGKDLYVYPEGAVRALAAGKVDPELFNVTGLVRQGYDDAHTKELPLIAVYDGSVNVARSAPPAPRGADRSLVLGSIGAVALAADKEQAAAFWADVTGTDARARSLSGGLKKLWLDGKVQANLERSTKQVAATAAWAAGYDGKGTKVAVLDTGTDLDHPDLAGRVSASKNFTDSDTDADRQGHGTHTISTVGGSGAASGGAKKGVAPGAELLSGKVLNDGGYGLDSWIIAGMEWAVEAKADVVSMSLGDPSQTACDDPLAAAAERLSQQGPLFVIAAGNSGPGNNTVSSPGCAPSVLTVGAVDRDDTTAAFSSRGPAGLRHTLKPEIAAPGVGISAAAAGGRGVYAYQSMSGTSMATPHVAGAAAVVKQRHPDWTGQQIKAALVGSANTKVPGDVRETGGGRLDVKAAIDTTVTGAPAVQGGTYNWPQDRSDRTTVEVPYTNLGRSAVTLALAVEKVTGNDGSTVRSQVARLERRTVTVPVGATVKVPLALDPAAKLERSQYGDVTGRVVATANGVRVSTPFSLYVEPQTVTLRVKLVDRAGKPAGGPSSLDVIGTDDATGERRFNDGSADQVYRVRPGAYFLSAFVGTPDTGEGAELIDSLTYLGRPQVEVKKDTTIVLDARRAGRLDIGADQPVEARNTTLGFARSWGRDAWLHAGTAMGGRTIRGFYASVEGRAEDGDFEFGSYWRAAAPQISELKAVGGPVLHPITASTGSDNLDGTGSAPLVDAGSGTPEELAAAGAAGAIVLVKAVDGALHEIAQNAQAAGAKAVLAHRETPGRWVAFTGYAGGALPTMAIEAAEGRVLLARLKTGRVTLSWKATAKSPYTYSLAFPETGEVKGGRTYRVRDRDLGQVESTYNSMGVAADFIDMAGAYRPIGSAVYFGGIETVAAPGTRTDYYSAGDTAWDQMLSSSFPWGEFMVGEQHTYTKGQKSRANWYDGITGPVAPRDLAGKETLAAERQGNLIGFAPAMWGDSGHAAQPGSFGDIGGLQLKRNGEVIGDSWYPFGVFEVPAEESRYELTQSIEKIGPPARVWQRSTAVRTTWGFTSKLDASAYSQGLPVLFPRYAAPLDGMKTVAAADGQSIGLGVTGHAGYIPGALKSAKLSYSYDGENWTQAKVSERGGRWTAVVDHAGASGKPVSLQVELTDAKGATVTQTVVRAYDVR; this is encoded by the coding sequence ATGCGTCCGATATCGCGCACGGCAGTCGGGGCGGCCACCGCGGCCGTCCTGGCTGTCACCGCCGTCGGCCCGTCCACGGCACAGCCCGCCGACGGAGCGCCCGGAGCGGGGAAGAGACCACTCGTGGGCAGCGAGGCGGCCGGAAAGCAGCCCACGGCCCCCGTCACGGTGACCCTGGTCACCGGAGACCGGATCCTGGTGTCCACCGACACCGCCGGCCGCACCGCCGCCACCGCGATGCCGCGCGCGGATGGCTCACAGCCGCTCGTGCAGACCCGGCAGTCGGGCAAGGACCTGTACGTCTACCCCGAGGGTGCGGTGCGGGCGCTCGCCGCCGGCAAGGTCGACCCCGAGCTCTTCAACGTCACCGGCCTCGTCCGGCAGGGCTACGACGACGCGCACACCAAGGAGCTGCCGCTCATCGCGGTCTACGACGGTTCCGTGAACGTGGCGCGCAGCGCCCCGCCCGCACCCCGCGGCGCCGACCGCTCGCTCGTCCTCGGCTCCATCGGCGCCGTCGCACTCGCCGCCGACAAGGAGCAGGCCGCCGCCTTCTGGGCCGACGTCACCGGTACGGACGCCCGCGCCCGCTCCCTCTCGGGCGGGCTCAAGAAGCTCTGGCTGGACGGCAAGGTGCAGGCGAACCTGGAGCGGTCCACGAAGCAGGTGGCCGCCACCGCCGCCTGGGCCGCCGGGTACGACGGCAAGGGCACCAAGGTCGCCGTCCTCGACACCGGAACCGACCTGGACCACCCCGACCTGGCGGGCCGGGTCTCGGCGTCGAAGAACTTCACCGACTCCGACACCGACGCCGACCGGCAGGGCCACGGCACCCACACCATCTCCACCGTCGGCGGCTCCGGCGCCGCGAGCGGCGGCGCCAAGAAGGGGGTCGCCCCCGGCGCCGAACTGCTCAGCGGCAAGGTCCTCAACGACGGGGGCTACGGCCTGGATTCGTGGATCATCGCCGGCATGGAGTGGGCCGTCGAGGCCAAGGCCGACGTGGTCTCCATGAGCCTCGGCGACCCGTCCCAGACCGCCTGCGACGACCCGCTGGCCGCCGCCGCCGAACGGCTCTCCCAGCAGGGCCCGCTGTTCGTCATCGCCGCCGGCAACTCGGGACCCGGCAACAACACGGTCTCCTCGCCCGGCTGTGCGCCGAGCGTGCTGACCGTGGGCGCCGTCGACCGCGACGACACCACGGCCGCGTTCTCCAGCCGCGGCCCGGCCGGACTCCGGCACACCCTCAAGCCCGAGATCGCCGCCCCCGGCGTCGGGATCTCCGCCGCCGCGGCGGGCGGCCGAGGGGTGTACGCCTACCAGTCCATGTCGGGCACCTCGATGGCCACCCCGCACGTCGCGGGCGCCGCCGCCGTCGTCAAGCAGCGCCACCCCGACTGGACCGGGCAGCAGATCAAGGCCGCCCTCGTCGGATCCGCGAACACCAAGGTCCCCGGCGACGTACGGGAGACCGGCGGCGGCCGCCTCGACGTGAAGGCCGCGATCGACACCACCGTCACCGGCGCCCCCGCCGTCCAGGGCGGCACCTACAACTGGCCGCAGGACCGCAGCGACCGCACCACCGTCGAGGTCCCCTACACCAACCTCGGCAGGAGCGCCGTCACGCTCGCCCTCGCCGTCGAGAAGGTCACCGGCAACGACGGCTCGACCGTCCGCAGCCAGGTCGCCCGCCTGGAGCGGCGCACCGTCACCGTCCCGGTCGGGGCCACCGTCAAGGTGCCGCTGGCCCTCGACCCGGCCGCGAAGCTGGAGCGCTCCCAGTACGGGGACGTCACCGGCCGCGTCGTCGCCACCGCGAACGGCGTGCGCGTCTCCACCCCGTTCTCGCTCTACGTCGAGCCGCAGACCGTGACCCTGCGCGTCAAGCTCGTCGACCGCGCCGGCAAGCCCGCCGGCGGACCGTCCTCCCTGGACGTGATCGGCACCGACGACGCCACCGGCGAACGCCGCTTCAACGACGGTTCCGCCGACCAGGTCTACCGGGTGCGCCCGGGCGCCTACTTCCTCTCCGCCTTCGTCGGCACCCCCGACACGGGGGAGGGCGCCGAGCTGATCGACTCCCTCACCTACCTCGGCCGCCCCCAGGTCGAGGTGAAGAAGGACACCACGATCGTGCTCGACGCCCGCCGGGCCGGACGCCTGGACATCGGGGCCGACCAGCCCGTCGAGGCCCGCAACACCACCCTCGGCTTCGCCCGCAGCTGGGGTCGTGACGCATGGCTGCACGCGGGCACGGCGATGGGCGGCCGGACCATCCGCGGCTTCTACGCCTCCGTCGAAGGCCGCGCCGAGGACGGCGACTTCGAGTTCGGCAGCTACTGGCGGGCGGCCGCGCCACAGATCTCCGAACTGAAGGCCGTCGGCGGACCGGTCCTGCACCCGATCACCGCCTCCACCGGCAGCGACAACCTCGACGGCACCGGCAGCGCGCCGCTCGTCGACGCGGGCTCCGGCACCCCCGAGGAACTCGCCGCGGCGGGCGCCGCCGGCGCGATCGTGCTGGTGAAGGCGGTCGACGGGGCACTGCACGAGATCGCGCAGAACGCACAGGCCGCCGGCGCCAAGGCGGTGCTCGCCCACCGCGAGACCCCGGGCCGCTGGGTCGCCTTCACCGGCTACGCGGGCGGCGCGCTGCCCACGATGGCCATCGAGGCCGCCGAGGGGCGGGTGCTCCTGGCCCGGCTGAAGACGGGCCGGGTCACCCTGTCCTGGAAGGCCACGGCGAAGAGCCCGTACACCTACTCGCTCGCGTTCCCCGAGACGGGGGAGGTCAAGGGCGGCCGTACCTACCGCGTGCGCGACCGCGACCTCGGCCAGGTCGAGTCCACCTACAACTCCATGGGCGTGGCGGCCGACTTCATCGACATGGCCGGTGCCTACCGGCCGATCGGCAGCGCGGTGTACTTCGGCGGGATCGAGACCGTCGCGGCCCCGGGCACCCGGACGGACTACTACTCCGCCGGGGACACCGCCTGGGACCAGATGCTCTCGAGCAGCTTCCCCTGGGGCGAGTTCATGGTCGGCGAGCAGCACACCTACACCAAGGGTCAGAAGAGCAGGGCGAACTGGTACGACGGGATCACCGGTCCCGTCGCGCCGCGCGACCTCGCGGGCAAGGAGACCCTCGCCGCCGAGCGGCAGGGCAACCTGATCGGCTTCGCCCCCGCCATGTGGGGCGACAGCGGCCACGCCGCGCAGCCGGGCTCCTTCGGTGACATCGGCGGGCTCCAGCTCAAGCGCAACGGCGAGGTCATCGGGGACAGCTGGTACCCGTTCGGCGTCTTCGAGGTCCCGGCCGAGGAGAGCCGCTACGAACTGACCCAGAGCATCGAGAAGATCGGCCCGCCCGCCCGGGTCTGGCAGCGGTCCACCGCCGTCCGGACGACCTGGGGCTTCACCTCGAAGCTGGACGCGTCGGCGTACTCGCAGGGGCTGCCGGTCCTCTTCCCGCGGTACGCGGCCCCGCTCGACGGGATGAAGACGGTGGCGGCGGCCGACGGCCAGAGCATCGGGCTGGGCGTCACCGGGCACGCGGGCTACATCCCGGGTGCGCTGAAGTCGGCGAAGCTGTCGTACTCCTACGACGGTGAGAACTGGACGCAGGCGAAGGTCAGTGAGCGGGGCGGCCGCTGGACCGCGGTCGTGGACCACGCCGGAGCCTCCGGCAAGCCGGTGTCCCTCCAGGTCGAACTGACCGACGCGAAGGGAGCCACGGTCACGCAGACGGTCGTGCGGGCGTACGACGTGCGCTGA
- a CDS encoding ATP-binding protein: protein MRRADLKAVGEVRKALRELMRHRCRTDAAEVAELLITELVTNALVHTDRGAEVHASLAATRLRVEVRDYAARRPRPYVPTADDGTHGRGLVLVQALADDWGVDALALGSGKVVWFELDARHDAPYGGGPA from the coding sequence GTGCGCCGGGCCGATCTGAAAGCCGTGGGTGAAGTCCGCAAAGCGTTACGGGAGTTGATGCGTCACCGGTGCCGGACCGATGCCGCCGAAGTGGCTGAGCTGCTGATCACCGAGCTCGTCACCAACGCGCTCGTCCATACCGACCGGGGCGCGGAGGTGCACGCGAGCCTCGCCGCCACACGCTTACGGGTGGAGGTGCGGGACTACGCCGCACGCCGGCCCCGGCCGTACGTACCGACCGCCGACGACGGTACGCACGGCCGGGGCCTCGTGCTGGTGCAGGCGCTCGCCGACGACTGGGGTGTGGACGCACTGGCCCTGGGCAGCGGCAAGGTGGTGTGGTTCGAGCTCGACGCACGGCACGACGCGCCGTACGGCGGAGGGCCCGCCTGA
- a CDS encoding DUF2637 domain-containing protein: MRLTDISLDWLLPGSLLILGVLAAVAVLARGKRESEKAAADDSWERSEERRRRKEAVYGTASYVLLFCCAAVAAALSFHGLVGFGRQNLNLSGGWEYLVPFGLDGAAMFCSVLAVREASHGDAALGSRMLVWLFAGAAAWFNWVHAPRGLGHDGAPQFFAGMSLSAAVLFDRALKQTRRAALREQGLIPRPLPQIRMVRWLRAPRETFGAWSLMLLEGVRTLDEAVDEVREDKKEREQDRHRRRDQNRLDRARIKALGRQNRAFGRSRGRQVELPELTQGSGSAPVGAEPAIPDPGQLPLRRRPSLQAVSGTESTDVTGTRTVDLTAEDDTQTIPRLDSLERKLKDLEQQFG; the protein is encoded by the coding sequence ATGAGACTGACCGACATATCGCTGGACTGGCTGCTGCCCGGCAGCCTGCTGATCCTGGGCGTACTTGCGGCAGTTGCGGTACTGGCCCGTGGCAAGCGCGAGAGCGAGAAGGCCGCGGCCGACGACAGCTGGGAGCGCAGCGAGGAACGGCGCCGGCGCAAGGAAGCCGTCTACGGGACCGCTTCGTACGTCCTGCTCTTCTGCTGCGCGGCGGTCGCCGCCGCGCTCTCCTTCCACGGACTGGTCGGCTTCGGCCGGCAGAACCTCAACCTCTCCGGAGGCTGGGAGTACCTGGTCCCCTTCGGTCTCGACGGCGCAGCCATGTTCTGCTCGGTGCTCGCCGTGCGCGAGGCCAGCCACGGCGACGCGGCCCTCGGCTCGCGCATGCTCGTGTGGCTGTTCGCGGGCGCGGCGGCCTGGTTCAACTGGGTGCACGCCCCGCGCGGCCTCGGCCACGACGGGGCCCCGCAGTTCTTCGCGGGGATGTCGCTCTCGGCGGCCGTGCTCTTCGACCGCGCGCTCAAGCAGACGCGCCGGGCGGCGCTGCGCGAACAGGGCCTGATCCCAAGGCCGTTGCCGCAGATCCGGATGGTCCGCTGGCTGCGGGCCCCCCGGGAGACCTTCGGCGCCTGGTCGCTCATGCTGCTGGAGGGGGTACGCACCCTCGACGAGGCCGTGGACGAGGTGCGCGAGGACAAGAAGGAGAGGGAGCAGGACCGGCACCGCAGGCGCGACCAGAACCGGCTGGACCGGGCGCGCATCAAGGCGCTGGGCCGGCAGAACCGGGCGTTCGGGCGGTCCCGCGGCCGCCAGGTCGAGCTCCCGGAACTGACGCAGGGGTCGGGCTCCGCGCCGGTCGGCGCGGAGCCGGCCATACCGGATCCTGGACAACTGCCCCTACGACGCCGGCCCTCCCTGCAGGCCGTCAGCGGAACCGAATCCACTGACGTGACCGGTACCCGGACGGTGGACCTCACCGCCGAGGACGACACCCAGACCATTCCCCGGTTGGACTCCCTGGAGCGCAAACTGAAGGACCTGGAGCAGCAGTTCGGCTGA
- a CDS encoding helix-turn-helix domain-containing protein: MLGAIGLDEGQESAYRALVALGAAEVPDLAHRLTLPVPHTERALRHLERHGLAAQSSARPGRWVAAPPGVALGALLTQQRHELEQAELAAALLAEEYRAEATEPAVHDLVEVVQGASAVAHRFHQIQLGAEKEVCALVTGRPQVVTGTDNDAEDRASGRGVDYRVVIEREVLGLPSGIREASTALARGEQVRVTDRVPTKLVIADRSLAMVPLTARGAEPAALVVHASGLLESLTGLFEAVWRESLPLRLGPAGSAEESGGSPDATDLEILSLLLAGMTDASVAKHLELGLRTVQRRVKGLMELSGVTTRLQLGWHAFERGWVAR; the protein is encoded by the coding sequence TTGCTGGGTGCGATAGGGCTGGACGAGGGGCAGGAGTCGGCGTACCGCGCGCTGGTCGCGCTGGGGGCGGCGGAGGTACCCGACCTCGCGCACCGGCTGACCCTGCCGGTTCCGCACACCGAACGGGCCCTGCGCCACCTGGAGCGGCACGGGCTCGCGGCGCAGTCCTCGGCCCGGCCCGGGCGCTGGGTGGCCGCCCCGCCGGGGGTGGCCCTCGGGGCCCTGCTGACGCAGCAGCGGCACGAGCTGGAGCAGGCCGAGCTGGCGGCGGCGCTGCTGGCCGAGGAGTACCGGGCGGAGGCGACCGAGCCCGCGGTGCACGACCTGGTGGAGGTGGTGCAGGGCGCGAGCGCGGTGGCGCACCGTTTCCACCAGATCCAGCTGGGCGCGGAGAAGGAGGTCTGCGCGCTGGTCACCGGGCGGCCCCAGGTGGTGACGGGGACGGACAACGACGCGGAGGACCGGGCTTCCGGGCGCGGGGTCGACTACCGGGTGGTCATCGAGCGGGAGGTGCTGGGCCTGCCCAGCGGGATCCGGGAGGCGTCGACGGCGCTGGCCCGGGGCGAGCAGGTCCGCGTGACGGACCGGGTCCCGACGAAGCTGGTGATCGCGGACCGGTCGCTGGCCATGGTCCCGCTGACGGCCCGCGGGGCGGAGCCGGCGGCCCTGGTGGTGCACGCGTCGGGGCTGCTGGAGTCCTTGACCGGCCTGTTCGAGGCGGTGTGGCGGGAGTCGCTGCCGCTGCGGCTGGGCCCGGCCGGTTCGGCGGAGGAGTCCGGGGGCAGCCCGGACGCCACGGATCTGGAGATCCTCTCGCTGCTCCTGGCGGGCATGACGGACGCGAGCGTGGCCAAGCACCTGGAGCTGGGGTTGCGGACGGTGCAGCGGCGGGTCAAGGGTCTGATGGAGCTTTCCGGGGTGACGACCCGGCTGCAGCTGGGCTGGCACGCGTTCGAGCGGGGCTGGGTGGCTCGATAG
- a CDS encoding PucR family transcriptional regulator, with amino-acid sequence MRLRALLETEALGLRLLGGEGELDRTVRGVMTTDLRDPSRYLSGGELVLTGLAWRRNSADSEPFVRILASAGVAGLAAGEAELGAIPDDLVSACVRNRLPLFAVNEDVAFATITEYVVRQVSGERAGDLAAVVDRHRRLMTSGPAGGGPDVVLDLLTTDLDLRAWVLSPTGRQIAGAGEPLAPGVCAALASEHLAAVRTGRRGPHRISIQGITYSLFPIRGHGRGAAGPAARDVRETVLSDWLLAVEADAGDWPAERLDLLQGVTQLIAVERDRRDAARTVRRRLAQEVLELVQTGAPPAEIAARLRVAAPVLLPGLGAAPHWQVVVARVDWEGGEIPGGPVAQSLLEEILVDPSVSGPEPSDRIAVAHAGDEAIALVPLPSLSGDAGEDKGPDSALHADELLAAVRDPLAAGLADDGRLTLGVSAAVHSAEGLRGALEEARHARRVAAARPGRVCAAGHHELASHVLLLPFVPDDVRRAFTARLLDPLRDYDRRHRAELIPTLEAFLDCDGSWTRCATRLHLHVNTLRYRVGRIEQLTARDLSRLEDKLDFFLALRMS; translated from the coding sequence ATGCGGCTGCGCGCACTGCTGGAAACCGAGGCGCTGGGGCTGCGGCTGCTCGGCGGCGAGGGTGAACTCGACCGGACGGTCCGCGGGGTCATGACGACCGACCTGCGCGATCCCAGCCGGTACCTGTCGGGGGGCGAGCTGGTCCTTACCGGCCTGGCCTGGAGACGAAATTCAGCCGACTCCGAGCCATTCGTACGAATCCTGGCGAGTGCGGGCGTCGCCGGGCTGGCGGCGGGCGAGGCGGAGCTGGGCGCGATCCCCGACGATCTCGTTTCGGCCTGCGTGCGCAACCGGCTGCCGCTGTTCGCCGTGAACGAGGACGTTGCATTCGCCACCATCACGGAGTACGTCGTACGGCAGGTCTCCGGCGAGCGCGCCGGGGACCTGGCGGCCGTCGTGGACCGGCACCGCCGGCTGATGACCTCGGGTCCGGCCGGCGGCGGCCCCGACGTGGTGCTCGATCTGCTCACCACCGACCTCGATCTCCGGGCCTGGGTGCTGTCCCCCACCGGCCGGCAGATCGCCGGGGCGGGCGAGCCGCTGGCGCCGGGCGTGTGCGCAGCACTGGCGAGCGAGCACCTTGCGGCGGTCCGGACGGGCCGCAGGGGGCCGCATCGGATCTCCATCCAGGGTATTACCTACTCGCTCTTCCCGATCAGGGGACACGGCCGTGGCGCGGCCGGTCCGGCCGCCCGGGACGTGCGCGAGACGGTGCTCTCGGACTGGCTGCTGGCCGTCGAGGCGGACGCCGGCGACTGGCCCGCCGAGCGCCTGGACCTGCTCCAGGGCGTCACCCAGCTGATCGCCGTGGAGCGCGACCGGCGCGACGCGGCCCGCACGGTCCGCCGCCGCCTCGCACAGGAGGTCCTGGAGCTGGTCCAGACGGGTGCTCCGCCCGCCGAGATCGCCGCCCGCCTGCGGGTGGCGGCGCCGGTGCTGCTGCCGGGGCTGGGCGCGGCCCCGCACTGGCAGGTCGTCGTGGCCCGGGTGGACTGGGAGGGCGGGGAGATCCCCGGCGGCCCGGTGGCGCAGTCGCTGCTGGAGGAGATCCTCGTCGACCCGTCGGTCTCGGGGCCCGAGCCCTCGGACCGGATCGCCGTGGCCCACGCGGGTGACGAGGCCATCGCGCTGGTGCCGCTGCCCTCGCTGTCCGGGGACGCCGGGGAGGACAAGGGCCCGGACTCGGCCCTGCACGCCGACGAGCTGCTCGCGGCCGTACGGGACCCCCTGGCGGCCGGCCTGGCCGACGACGGCCGGCTCACGCTGGGCGTCAGCGCGGCCGTGCACTCCGCGGAGGGCCTGCGCGGGGCGCTGGAGGAGGCCCGGCACGCCCGCCGGGTGGCCGCGGCACGCCCCGGCCGGGTGTGCGCGGCGGGCCACCACGAGCTGGCCTCGCACGTGCTGCTGCTGCCGTTCGTCCCGGACGACGTCCGCCGCGCCTTCACCGCCCGGCTGCTGGACCCGCTGCGGGACTACGACCGGCGCCACCGCGCGGAGCTCATCCCGACGCTGGAGGCCTTCCTGGACTGCGACGGTTCCTGGACCCGCTGCGCGACGCGCCTGCACCTGCACGTCAACACGCTGCGCTACCGGGTCGGGCGAATCGAGCAGTTGACGGCGCGCGACCTGTCCCGGCTGGAGGACAAGCTCGACTTCTTCCTCGCACTGCGGATGAGCTGA
- a CDS encoding (2Fe-2S)-binding protein, with product MTVTTFPAVTTAPLGSAVTDAFDRLAEAYSGLRVIERTADEPLPRGAGWVGADELAAGGPALDAFLAWDNAQVLRDYGTQARPDVVAGFGLHRYAWPACLLITLPWFLHRRVPRFPVTEVAFHRTLGRMSVRVGEFACLPDDPAAALPGARVVPDEEALREEVRAAVAQHLGPLLEGFGPRMRRGRRALWGMVTDEVVESLWYLGSLLGEEQRAMAELEALLPGSTAPYTGGAGFRTLTGPDGEALPTRDRAGCCFFYTIRPEDTCVTCPRTCDADRIARLAATAA from the coding sequence ATGACCGTCACGACCTTCCCGGCTGTCACAACCGCCCCGCTCGGCTCTGCGGTGACGGATGCGTTCGACCGGCTGGCCGAGGCGTACAGCGGGCTTCGGGTGATCGAGCGAACCGCGGACGAACCCCTCCCTCGCGGTGCGGGATGGGTCGGCGCGGACGAGCTCGCGGCCGGCGGACCCGCCCTGGACGCCTTCCTCGCCTGGGACAACGCCCAGGTGTTGCGGGACTACGGCACCCAGGCCCGTCCCGATGTGGTCGCGGGCTTCGGGCTGCACCGGTACGCGTGGCCGGCCTGCCTGCTCATCACGCTCCCGTGGTTCCTGCACCGGCGGGTCCCCCGGTTCCCGGTCACCGAGGTGGCCTTCCATCGCACGCTCGGCCGGATGAGCGTGCGCGTCGGGGAATTCGCCTGCCTGCCGGACGATCCGGCGGCCGCACTCCCGGGGGCCCGTGTCGTGCCCGACGAGGAGGCGCTGCGCGAGGAGGTGCGGGCCGCGGTGGCCCAGCACCTCGGCCCGCTGCTGGAAGGTTTCGGCCCGCGCATGCGGCGCGGCCGCCGCGCCCTGTGGGGCATGGTGACCGACGAGGTCGTGGAGAGCCTCTGGTACCTCGGCAGCCTGCTCGGCGAGGAGCAGCGGGCGATGGCCGAGCTGGAGGCGCTGCTGCCCGGCTCGACGGCCCCGTACACCGGGGGCGCGGGGTTCCGTACGCTCACCGGGCCCGACGGTGAGGCACTGCCCACCCGGGACCGGGCCGGATGCTGCTTCTTCTACACCATCCGCCCCGAGGACACCTGCGTCACCTGCCCCCGTACCTGCGACGCCGACCGCATCGCCCGCCTCGCGGCGACCGCCGCCTGA
- a CDS encoding protein phosphatase 2C domain-containing protein: MPQGPAGVGPAGGRGAASEPPLLPGPRQGDAAAPAKTPTLPTLPPPRDPRSGDATGYALGGVAVPPMPESELPVRRPESPPTEARFEPPAAAPPVPAAPPVPAAAPAPAGPAAARPEVSHLGDRAPTYAPEPGALPPADPAALDALTPDTVLEGARYGTYTLRAASLRGDSARYRGEARRDFLLTARFGSGDEALVLVVLAGGDRAAPGAAEAAAELCRTVAGAVGRSQERLAEDIRAGRRDALRSGLQRLTDRGYGRLRARAAELGLAETAYTAGLRGLLLPVDPQCRTRVCFGAGAGGLFRLRSGAWQDLEPDAQAEDTEGGFRFRASVARSGDTLLLCSGGLAEPMREEAALPAELAARWAEQEPPGLAAFLADTQLRLKGYADDRTAAAVWEA; the protein is encoded by the coding sequence TTGCCTCAGGGGCCGGCGGGTGTCGGCCCGGCAGGGGGGCGCGGTGCGGCGTCGGAGCCGCCGCTGCTGCCCGGCCCCCGGCAGGGGGACGCGGCCGCACCGGCGAAGACCCCGACCCTGCCCACCCTGCCGCCGCCGCGGGATCCCAGATCGGGCGACGCCACCGGGTACGCGCTCGGGGGCGTGGCCGTGCCCCCGATGCCGGAGTCCGAGCTGCCGGTCCGGCGGCCGGAGTCGCCGCCGACGGAAGCCCGGTTCGAGCCACCGGCGGCCGCGCCTCCGGTTCCCGCCGCGCCTCCGGTACCGGCAGCGGCACCGGCGCCGGCGGGGCCCGCGGCCGCCCGGCCCGAGGTGTCCCACCTCGGCGACCGCGCCCCCACGTACGCCCCGGAGCCGGGAGCCCTCCCGCCCGCCGACCCGGCCGCCCTCGACGCGCTGACCCCGGACACCGTCCTGGAGGGCGCCCGTTACGGCACCTACACGCTGCGCGCCGCCTCCCTGCGCGGGGACTCCGCGCGCTACCGCGGCGAGGCCCGCCGTGACTTCCTGCTCACCGCCCGCTTCGGCAGCGGCGACGAGGCCCTGGTCCTGGTGGTCCTCGCGGGCGGGGACCGGGCGGCGCCCGGCGCCGCCGAAGCCGCCGCCGAGCTGTGCCGGACCGTCGCGGGCGCCGTCGGGCGCAGCCAGGAACGGCTGGCCGAGGACATCCGCGCCGGGCGCCGGGACGCCCTGCGCTCCGGCCTCCAGCGCCTGACCGACCGGGGCTACGGGCGGCTGCGGGCCCGCGCCGCCGAGCTGGGGCTCGCGGAGACGGCGTACACCGCGGGACTGCGCGGGCTGCTGCTCCCGGTGGACCCGCAGTGCCGTACCCGGGTGTGCTTCGGCGCCGGCGCGGGCGGGCTGTTCCGGCTCCGCTCGGGCGCGTGGCAGGACCTGGAGCCCGACGCGCAGGCCGAAGACACCGAGGGCGGATTCCGCTTCCGCGCGTCCGTGGCCCGGTCGGGGGACACCCTGCTGCTGTGCTCGGGCGGGCTGGCGGAGCCGATGAGGGAGGAGGCGGCCCTTCCGGCGGAGCTCGCCGCACGCTGGGCCGAGCAGGAGCCGCCGGGCCTCGCGGCCTTCCTCGCGGACACCCAGCTCCGCCTCAAGGGGTACGCCGACGACCGCACGGCCGCCGCGGTCTGGGAGGCCTAG
- a CDS encoding GntR family transcriptional regulator, whose translation MHETAHPRVPAQRQKVLRHSVRGQVLDALRAALVDGELVPGEIYSGPALGERFGVSATPVREAMQQLAVEGAVECLPNRGFRVLSRTPRELAELAEVRALLEVPVMLRLARTVPADTWEALRPAAAATAEAAAAGDLPGYAEADRDFHRAVLRLAGNDQLVQVAEELHRRAQWPLPGAPRVRRADLVADAAEHSALLEALIARDLPVVESLVREHFAGSPA comes from the coding sequence GTGCACGAAACGGCCCACCCCCGGGTACCGGCACAAAGGCAGAAGGTGTTGCGCCATTCGGTGCGCGGTCAGGTGCTCGACGCGCTGCGCGCGGCCCTGGTCGACGGCGAGCTGGTGCCCGGCGAGATCTACTCCGGCCCGGCCCTGGGGGAGCGCTTCGGGGTCTCCGCCACCCCCGTGCGCGAGGCGATGCAGCAGCTGGCGGTGGAGGGGGCGGTGGAATGCCTCCCGAACCGGGGGTTCCGGGTGCTCTCCCGCACCCCGCGGGAGCTCGCCGAGCTGGCCGAGGTCCGGGCGCTGCTCGAAGTCCCCGTGATGCTCCGGCTGGCCCGTACCGTGCCCGCGGACACCTGGGAGGCGCTGCGCCCGGCCGCGGCCGCCACGGCGGAGGCGGCGGCCGCCGGTGACCTGCCGGGGTACGCGGAGGCCGACCGGGACTTCCACCGGGCGGTGCTGCGGCTGGCCGGCAACGACCAGCTGGTGCAGGTGGCGGAGGAGCTCCACCGCCGCGCCCAGTGGCCCCTGCCGGGTGCTCCGCGGGTGCGGCGGGCGGATCTCGTCGCCGATGCGGCGGAGCACTCGGCGCTGCTGGAAGCGCTGATCGCGCGGGACCTGCCGGTGGTGGAATCGCTGGTGCGGGAGCACTTCGCGGGCTCGCCCGCCTGA